DNA from Pelodiscus sinensis isolate JC-2024 chromosome 1, ASM4963464v1, whole genome shotgun sequence:
GCTATAGCTGTCAGCCCTACTGGATGTTGTAAAATTTGCAAAGAAGTATAATTGTTTGAAAGATCCTGCTATGGGACTTCTCTTCAAAGCAAAACCTTTAATACCTGTTGAAGCATGTCTCTGTGCCTTAAAATTACCCATGCCAAGATGAAAACAGGTGCTCCCTGCCCCAACTCTGAATCTTAATGCTAGTTCTTATTCAGGGATGAGCAGGAAACCACTTGTATCAAGCATTTGTAACCACAGTTTTGCATGATGTTATTGCTCAATTCTGATCATTGCTTAAGGCCTACAGTAATTGAACTCTCTAGTAGTGGAGTGACAATAGATCAGTAGCATTAAAGAACTTAGGGAGAACCAAATACAAAAATCAAAAAGTCAGAGTTCCAATAAGTTTACATTTAGTACAGAATTAAGACATAGCTACCCGTTAGTGCTTAGAATTTTTTGATACTATTAAAAACATAAATAATAATTTGTAATGTTCATTCATAGAGTTCCAGTGTCACTGGCAGCTGACGTAAGTTTGTgaactttatttttcaaatggattgtggtttttttccattttaatatttttgccTCACTATCAGTTTTAGTTTTTGCTttacctgctttttaaaaaattaatatgtGCAGCAATGCTGCTGTTTTTTCAATGAACATTTCATTGTCTTTAAAAAGTCTTATTTGCACAGGTTTtcaaatttgtttgtttgttttttttctaaaatatgaaAAAAGTGTCTTTTCCTTAACTCTCCTGGGATCTGTAATTCAGTCAGCTTCTTTGATATGTATAACTTAAAAATCTAATAGGAAAACTCTATAACACCCAAATttcagtaaaaaacaaacaaaagaaaaagtagCATGTGTTTGTCAACATCACCTTAATCCTGTTGCCCTTATTTCCATTGCAGTCACAACGGCCAGCCAGCCCAAAATGCATCATCCTTAGAAGTGTAAGAGGTGGGGAGAGACTTATTTTCCCAAAGAAAAATAGATGTGCAAAATGATGCTGTAGTTGTCTGTCATACTCCACTTTCTTCACATGTGGTGATTTGTTCTGTTTATTTAAACATATGCCACTATTTGCAGGTAAACACCTCTGTCCGCTCACTGCACGTGTTGCACTTCACAAAGCAGCACCAGTGGAATTTGCAATTACACTGCCACACTTTTGTGTACTGGTGTGTGTTGTAACCCCTTCCACAACACATCATGTCACACCCGTCTGCATTAGGAGACGTACGGTTACAGAGTCGTCCCTGGGTACCCACGCTCCCCGTGGAAGCATCTTCCTCACAGTAGTTGGGAGACTTTTCGATATACACCAGATCTGTTTCCATTGGTTTCTGATAACTCCTCATCTGCTTTATCTTCAGGAAGGTTGGCTGTCGTAGTCGACTGGCCCGTACCACCTCCACTTGTACTGCAGCATTGTACTTTTCTTTCAGAATATATCCAATCTCTCTGAATTTTGGAAGTGTGGTCCAGCAGGTCTTAGTTGTACAGGAACCTGAAACGCCATGACACTTGCATTCCAATTTCATTCTCTCTTCAAGAACCTGTATGTGTGTACATATGTATATAAACATACATTATTAATGGAGAAAAATTATATTGTGTTTATAGTTAGTACTTATTAAAGCTGATTGAGattttttcaaatgcattttaatattattttgtttGTTACAAAAACATAGTTTTCAAAAGATTTTGTGACATTATAAGAAATGTCATCAGAAAAATGTTGTTTTCTGCTTTCAAATAAATTATTGAAAGTAATTTTTAAGTCAATATGGATTATtgcagaggagagaggagaggaggaaactCACCATGTGGTGAGACTAACCAAAAGTTCATTTTTGAAATTCTATTTTGAAAATGGGAAAAATGGAAtgatacatttttgtttttgaaatctCAATGGCATTTTTTCAAAAAGATTAAACAAAATAGCATTTTGATCAGCTCTAATAGTCGCTGAATAATTTGTGTAATTGCCATGGCATCTCTGCTCATTACATACTCAAAACATCACCCTGTATTACATATCCACCTACTGACCAAGCAGATCCCTAAAAAACCACCCTCAAAGACACTACCCTCGTTTGATCTAGCCTGAGACCAGGCAGTGGCTGGCCACAAACATGACCCGTGCACCATGCAAATTGAGATCCACAAAGAGTTCCTGAATCTAAGAGTCAAACACAAGGATAAACaagaatattatttttattattagttAATATTTATGTTGCATTATTGCCCAAAGGTTCCAGGATTATGGCCACCAAGTGCACAGCAAACATAGACAGGCTTTCCCACAAGCCCAAGTCTGAAGGTTCTTGCACCATCTCTGGGGCAAACCCAAAGACAGATTGTGACTATTTGGACACAAGTGGTCTCTTATGTACATCCTCCTTTGTAGTCCAAGAACCCTGTGCCCGTCAAGTCTGTGGCACAAGATACTTCCCTCAGTGCAATGGCATAACTGCACTGCTcagctcttttttggggggagaggatggagagagcagaTGTGGAGCTGCTCTCTATGACGAATGCAGGGGACACAGCATAGCAACCCTATAGAAGCTATTGTGCTCCCTACATTTCTACTCACATATATCCCTTAAATCTGTGGTGCAAACCTGGCCACTGTCTGGCCCACAATCATCATCAACTTATTATTTTATGGAAATCTAGACCTAATAATAAAACAAAGCAGTCTTACTCCTTTGTATGTGCGCAGCAGGACAAGAGTCAGGAAATCTGAGCTCCCAAGCACCACCGAAGCACTAGTGTGGCCCATCTCCTTCAGTGGTTTCACAGCAGGTCCCAGACCACGGTTGAAATGGGCAGAGGATAAAAAGGCCGAAATCTGAGCACAATAGCATATTGAAGCAGAGGGGAAGCAAAAAGTGCTTACTGCTGAAGAATAAAGGCCTTAAGTAAATGCAGTAGAACTTTGGTTAGCCCTGCAAATAGAGGGCACCCTCCTGAGTTGTTTGAATTTCACTTAAATTGTATGTTTTCTTTTCCCAAAGTTCTGGGTTTCATTATTAATGATACTATCTAGCTTTGTTTCTCTTCTGCCAGCATGCGTAGCAAGTACTAGTGGGTCAAGTATCTGGTTCAAAAATACCTTAGACTCATTAAATCCAGCCTTAGGAATCAGGATCAGACTGAGTCACTGTCAAGTTAGCCCTTCATTCTTCTGAGGTAGATAAAGGTGATTTCCACGTCATTTGCTGAGTTAAGCTAGAGGTTCTTCCAGTCTGGGCTTCAGTCTGCTTTGGGTGAGCACTGCATTCTTTGTAAGGATAGGGGTTTTGCTGGTGACCATGGCCAAAACTCCCCCTTCCCTTTTGAGACCTGAGTGCCCGCCCCCTCTATCAAAGAAGCAGAGGTACTTCATGAGTGCTGGATATATGTGTTTCATGGTATGTTTTGGAATCTTTCCAAATTAAGTGCTGTATCAGGacaaaagggcctgattttttttcccaatgggCCTCAGTTTTATTGTGTACATTTACAAATAATGTATTATCATTTAGGCATGTACACACATCCATTAAAAAGGAAGCGCTAGTCACTGCTGGAAGCACTGGCTGACAATTCTTAGTTATGAAATCAGAATCCAGACCACCCCTGAAACGCAGCTTCAACCATGAATCAACATATCCACAGTCATCATGAATAACCCAGCAGAAAAAATAATCCATAATTGCGGACAGAAATCTATATTCTATGTAGATTTTATACCACCCTCACTTTAGATTACTAgagtatctgagtgccttccaGTTAGGTATTAAATGACTTAGCATGTGTCACCATGATTTATTCTTTCTTATGTTCTCCTCTTCCCAGGAGATAATTATGTGTTCAGCagttttttacttttaaatgtaCATGCTGTATGTGTTTATATTAGGGAAGGCCAGGTACACAACAAGCACCTTGCACGTGGAGCAGAAGGTGGTGGGATTTCTCATTATTCTTAGTTCCTAGGAAAGTTTATATCATAGTCTTAGCTGCACCCTCAAGAAAATTCTTTCACAGATGAGTTTTTCCATTATGATAAAAAGTTCCATTGTGCCTGAAAAGGGAGGTTGTTGACCCACATACTCCATCTCAAGCATTAGATGAcctctcatggggtatgtctacactaccccgctagttcgaactagcggggtaatgtaggcataccgcacttgcaaatgaagcccgggatttgaatttcccgggcttcatttgcataagccggccggcgccatttttaaatgccggcttgttcgaaccccgtgccgcgcggctacacgcggcacgggctaggtagttcgaactagcaagccattccgaactatctgtacgcctcgtagaACATtctacgaggcgtacagatagttcggaatggcttgctagttcgaactatctagcccgtgccgcgtgtagccgcgcggcacggggttcgaacaagccggcatttaaaaatggcgccggccggcttatgcaaatgaagcccgggaaattcaaatcccgggcttcatttgcaagtgcggtatgcctacattaccaccctagttcgaactaggctgttagtgtagacataccctgggtgtgtctagattacatgcctccattgacagaggcatgtagattagacagatcggcagagggaaagatttaaataatcacagcttcatttaaatttgaatggctgccccgctctgctgatcagctgttcgtcggcagatcagggcagtctggacgcgccatggtcaacaaagaagcctttgtcaatcggtgcaggtatgcctcgtgaaaccaggtttacctgcaccagtcaacaaaggcttccttgtcgaccgcagcgcatccagactgccccgatctgccgacaaacagctgatcagctgtttgtcagcagaggggggcagccatttaaatttaaatgaagcggcgattatttaaatcaccgcttcattttgctttttcgaaaaaactaatCTACATGCATCTGTCAATGGAGGCATGCAGTTTAGACGTATCCTCTGATATGTTGGAGCCAGACAACTTCGTTTATGCAGCTAGCTGCCTGATATGCACAGTGGTGCTAACGTTTGCCATTTTTATCATTGGTCCGGCAATATTTGTTGTTTTACTTGACCTTTTTAAATGCTGAATCtctgttttcctttaaaaaacagTTTCTAGACCTTATTATTGTGGAGAAAACTTGAAAGTAAAACCTTGAAAGCTTTGAAAGCCCAGGAAAACCCCAAATGCATCCAATTGTGATTTTAAAACTCATTCATTATTTTTGTGGGAGGGAGCACTGCTTCATCCTTCTTGAATGGTTGAGGCTCAACACTGTTGAGGCCCAGTGTTCAGGTAGTTAAATTGCTAACCACTGAAGTTTGGGCCCACAGTTAATGGTGGGTGCAAAACTTTGCCCACAAAACTAGAAGTCAGGGAGTCTAAGCCTCAACCAAAATATTGTCCTGCCCCATGTGGCTTGTGTTCATATTCATTAAGAGTCAGATTCTCACCTTTGCACATGCTGTGTAGTGCCTTACTGGTTGACTGTCCTCACTGGCTTCCTACTGGCTTAGTAAGGTAgtaccaaacatgagcaaaggggGGCAGAATCTAGCCCTGTCTACTCACTACTAGGAGCAACTGACCTCTTCCTACTTTTCCCTCTGATTTGGTTTGTCTCAGCAAAACATTGTAGCTCTGACCCTGAACCTTAAAGGTACTTATTTACTAAGATTTTACACACTCTGCCAGGTTGGGTACCTGATTAAAGATTAAAAATCATTAGCTTGCGTGACTCTCCTTCAAAAATTCCATTTGTCATATGTCAGGGCTTCATATCTAACCTTGAATAGTTTACAGCAAGATCTACTTCCCAAACCAAATTCCCATCACTTGACTTGCTGTCTGAGACTAATATCAGAACATTCTTTAGACCAACTTTCCATAGGCAGTCCACTCCCAATAGGGTCTTGCCAGATATCATTTTCTAACTACTCCTGCTACTTCAAGATATGAATTGTGAAATACAATGACTGTTTTATTCTACAGATTTTGTACTAATATAAATCATATCGTTACATGCAATTTTGAGTGTTGCCCTCCTCAAGTTTAGTAGACAAGCCTTACTGGGAAGAATTATTGTGGGTTCCTTCCCTTTTTTCCTGAATGgataaaaaccaaaataaaatgcaGCTCCCAAAAACCCATTTTGTAAATTTCAAATCTAGGCCCAAGTGCATTATATCAGATGCAGTATCTGTGCCTATTAAAACTCTATCTGGATTTTATATGTATAATAATATATATAGTAATATTTTGCATGTTTATTTTGGCTTGACCTTCCTGGTTTGGGTTTTCCTTGGTGGAAAAGAACATTTTTTGGCTCAAATGTTTAATGTAACAAAACCCATATTacttttcactgcagcatcaaaagaaataaaaaactcAAATAGCTTTTTGATTAAAATATTCAAGAGGTCAACTTTTGCCTTCAGTAATATTCATCCAAAGAAGAGATGGATTCTGACTCCTTACACTAGTGTATCATCACTTCCCCTGAGACTATAGAGGATAGGGGGGCCAGTAGAGCCTATTCATTAGGAGGTAGGAATGGGTACTGTTTATACCTTTGTCTCTGAATAAGTGTGGAGCTAGTAATTCCATCAGATGACCAATCTCAAGGAGTATCTGCAAGATCATGGTTGAGATCCCTAACGTTTCATTCGGGGCCAAATCCAGCTTCTGTAAACCAAATAATGGTGCATGTCCCATCTTATATGGTCTGACATCAGCATGAAAAATAGGAGTATTCTAGCCAGATGGTTACTCCTAATGTTTCCCCAGAAAGAAGCAGAACTGTCCTCACCCCTCACCATCCTGCCAAACAATACTTAAATTCTGCAGGACAGAAAAATATAATAGCCAGTCCACTGTGTCTGCCCCGTATCTCTTTCTGGTGAAAATGGTCCATTCATCTCTCACCCAAAGTCTCCTGTTTAGTGGGGAAATAAGAGTAGGCTCTCAAAACTGCTGCCCATCAAACTAGGGCTGTTCCTGCCAGGTAGAAGGAGGAGGCCATAGAGCCTTATCCACCAACTCCTGTAATTGTTTCCTGCCCAAGGAACTGAATAATCAGTTTTAAATAgaaactgattttttccccctctatactcaggctaggtctacactacgagttttctcggcaaaaatatgctaatgagggactcatttgcatgagtcatgatctcttttgcatatttctgctgatccatttttggcaggggtttttgcgcaaaaacaagcagtgtggacgttttcttctTGAGCAAAgcccctttttttcttcaagatccttatgccccaaaaaaggaggtttactggtcttgcagaaaaaggggtttttgcgcaaaaaggtaacatccacactgcttgtttttgcgcaaaaatggattggcagaaaatatgaaaatgagatcatgattcatgcaaatgagtccctcattagcatattttttgccgagaaaactcgtagtgtagatgtagcctcattgttTCAGCTATACGAAGTAATCTTCCAGGCAGCCAGAAGATAACCCAGTGACCTTACAAAAGACTACATTTTGGGCTGGAGCTTCTTACATTCAATGTTAGGAGCATGTttctaggggaaaaaaaatagCCCAATATTTTCTTCCCTTAATTAGTGACTACTGAGTAAAAACCCAATTGATTGATAAACCCAATGCATTGATAAACTGttggaaacatttattttcatttgtctGGTAAAAGCAGTGTTATATTATCAGTTCatcttcctttccttcccctcataagcaaacaaacaaaaaacctcttttgTAATTGAGATACGCCATGAGAGTTGTTTTCACCTTTTAACAAGAAGTTAAGATTAATGGTATATGTTCCTAGAGGTTACTCTTTCTGAATTCTATAATACAGATATTTCCTAAAATACATAGCAGAAAGCTCTGTGTCTCATAAAAACAGCATAAAAGCTTACAGGAttttatcaacatttaatttttagTTGCTGTACCCAAGTTTTGTTCATAAATAGTTTTTGTAACCACTTACATTTTTACCAAACCTTTTAATGACTTTCAGCCGTTTGTGGTAACAATTACATTAAACTTCCAAGTACAGTTCAGACTATTTTGATCCATagcaatcattttaaaaattacattggaGTTACTTCAGTATTTTACACACCTCAGTGCTGCTTTATAGAGCTCAGCTCTTTCATCAGTAGCAAATTACTGTTTCATCAACAGTCCTGAGTACCTAGTTCTTCCAAACAGCACTGATGTCAACTCTGTCACTTATCAGAAAATTCACAAACTGGATATTAGTTTGAACAATATTTGGAAGTGCAATGCATAGCAATTTGAGAAGGCcagcttaaaaaaaatcctgaaaaaacCCAAATACCTGCCTCTTTCAAGGGCTATTCTATTGGAATAACATTATATGCTGTGCTATGGTTGAGTGTCAGAGCAATTTAGCTATATATGAAAGAGGAGGTGTATCACTTCATAAGGGGAGTTGGAAGCATTCTAAGAAGACTCCACTTGTGTAGAGTTAATTCTTCTCAGTGCTGCCTCTGAGGTCTAAAATATTAATCAGTTTAGTTAGAAATGCACCCATCCAAGTGATGAATTCCTAGATCCCTGTCCAATGAGAGTGttttcattaacttcagtggggggCGAAGGAGTTAGATCAGGCTGTAGATTCTATAGGTGGGGAGGGGGTTTCTTACACCCTTTCTTTGACAATGATTCTGTGGTGGTAACCATAACACCACACAGGTAGCTGGACAGTGCTGCGGAGAAAGGAGCTCATAGCTGCCAAATTCTGGAGATGGAGAAGATAAGTGACATAGTGAGTGATGTCTTGTAATGCTTGTCTTCTACTCATGTTCACTGCAAGGGAAGGTTGCACTCACGTCAAGGCTGATTCTTAATAGGCAAGTACTTGAGCCATGCAGATCAGATCCAGGCTTCCTCCAGACTCTGAGAAGGATTGATTATATTCCATGCTGCAATCCGGAACTACCAAATGCAGACGATCTAGCTTCCCAAAAGTCTCAGGGGCTTCAAATTCAGTGCAACATTACTATTAGCGtaacactgagggtacatctagactacagggttttgtcgacggaagttttgtcgacagatactgtcgacaaaacttctgtcgacatagagtatctagacacattcagttctgtcgacaaagcaagctgctttgtcgacaaaaccctgtagtctagacgcaaccctacaggcaataacaccttctgtcgacagaaggtgttatgcctcgtaaaatgaggtttaccagcgtcgacaaaactgctgagttctgtcgacgttatgtccacagaactcagcggtagtgtagacgcaggtatagttttgtcgacaaaagtctacttttgttgacaaaactcagtagtctagacacaccctgagtatACAGGCCAGTGATAAGTATGCTAGTTTATTTTTGACATTACTATGAAGTAGGGCCAGGCAAAATTTATCAGAACAAATCTGCAAGTGGACAAAACTGGCTTGGTTTCAGATTTGTTACAAGTTCAAAATTCAGTCCAGGTTCACCCAGATTCTCAAACAAGGGCCAAGTGTCAGGTAATAACAATCCAGACTTCAATACATCCTCTTTCCTCTCCGTTGGGTTCCCAGAAAAGGGATCTGTCATTTCAGAGTGAAAACATGGGAAACTAAGTGGTTTCACAACACAGCAAAACTCATCAATATAGACTGAGATTTGCTTTAACTTCAGTCAGACCCTGAACTCAGAATATCCAGGGCATAAACCCCATATGACCTCTGAACTTTTTGTTCAAACTTGAACCAAACTTTGCAGCACAGCTCAACCTTGAATATTCATCTTGTCATAACTCTGATCTTATTTATAGAGATGGCCAAAACCCAGAATCTTTTCTCTGATCCCCTTCCCTGATGTTTAGTGATTCAaattaaaacattgttttaatTCATTAATTAAAAGGCTCCACCATTCTTCAAT
Protein-coding regions in this window:
- the WNT7B gene encoding protein Wnt-7b isoform X2; translation: MGINECQYQFRYGRWNCSALGEKTVFGQELRVGSREAAFTYAITAAGVAHAVTAACSQGNLSNCGCDREKQGYYNQEEGWKWGGCSADIKYGIEFSRKFVDAREIKKNARRLMNLHNNEAGRKVLEERMKLECKCHGVSGSCTTKTCWTTLPKFREIGYILKEKYNAAVQVEVVRASRLRQPTFLKIKQMRSYQKPMETDLVYIEKSPNYCEEDASTGSVGTQGRLCNRTSPNADGCDMMCCGRGYNTHQYTKVWQCNCKFHWCCFVKCNTCSERTEVFTCK